A region of Streptomyces cinnamoneus DNA encodes the following proteins:
- a CDS encoding ABC transporter substrate-binding protein produces the protein MNRKTLVLPIVAGLLAPVLVACGGSEGAGKDSAIVIGTTDRFEETTDAPAPFDPAAAYDVGAWNVLHSTFQTLLRLPRSGTAPVGDAAEKCTFGDRKNEQFRCTLRSGLKFSNGHALTAEDVKFSIDRARAINYENGPVSLLSNIDKVETPGDLEVVFHLKSPDATFPQKIATPAAAIVDSESYEKDKLGSGFKVVGSGPYTLQTEQKDGHVVKVTLNKNSDYRGSVKVLNDKVEMRFFDDAASMEKALKSGDIDMMNRALLPEQIGRLRGSSGEGVRLLELPGQEISFLAFNTDDSTVKSKAVRQAIAQVVDRAALVRDGYDRTSDPLYSLVPTGIAGHQNSFSNRYGEPSADKARAILKAANVSAPVPITLTYTSDHYGEGTERAFKALQKQLTASGLFDVKIQGVKWADFRPEAAKGKYAVYGMHWFPDFPDPDNFVAPFVGKDNFLRSPYRNTKISNELVPQSRESTQRDAAARYFQQAEDLIADDVPVLPLWQGKQYVAVREKITGAEWALSSASELQPWELSRGV, from the coding sequence ATGAACCGCAAGACGTTGGTCCTGCCGATCGTGGCAGGCCTGTTGGCACCCGTGCTCGTCGCCTGTGGCGGGAGCGAGGGAGCCGGCAAGGACAGCGCCATCGTCATCGGCACGACCGACCGGTTCGAGGAGACCACCGACGCGCCCGCCCCCTTCGACCCGGCCGCCGCGTACGACGTGGGCGCCTGGAACGTGCTGCACAGCACCTTCCAGACCCTGCTGCGGCTGCCGCGCTCCGGTACCGCGCCCGTCGGTGACGCGGCCGAGAAGTGCACCTTCGGGGACCGCAAGAACGAGCAGTTCCGCTGCACCCTGCGCAGCGGCCTGAAGTTCTCCAACGGTCACGCGCTGACCGCCGAGGACGTCAAGTTCTCCATCGACCGCGCCCGCGCGATCAACTACGAGAACGGCCCCGTCTCGCTGCTGAGCAACATCGACAAGGTGGAGACCCCCGGCGACCTCGAGGTCGTCTTCCACCTCAAGTCGCCCGACGCCACCTTCCCACAGAAGATAGCCACCCCGGCCGCGGCGATCGTCGACAGCGAGTCCTACGAGAAGGACAAGCTCGGCAGCGGCTTCAAGGTGGTGGGTTCCGGCCCGTACACCCTCCAGACCGAACAGAAGGACGGCCACGTCGTCAAGGTCACCCTCAACAAGAACTCCGACTACCGGGGTTCGGTGAAGGTGCTGAACGACAAGGTCGAGATGCGCTTCTTCGACGACGCCGCGTCGATGGAGAAGGCCCTCAAGTCCGGCGACATCGACATGATGAACCGCGCCCTGCTGCCCGAGCAGATCGGCCGGCTGCGGGGCTCCTCCGGCGAGGGCGTGCGGCTGCTGGAGCTGCCCGGTCAGGAGATCAGCTTCCTGGCCTTCAACACCGACGACTCCACCGTGAAGTCCAAGGCGGTCCGCCAGGCCATCGCCCAGGTCGTCGACCGCGCGGCCCTGGTCCGCGACGGCTACGACCGCACGAGCGACCCCCTGTACTCGCTGGTCCCCACCGGCATCGCCGGCCACCAGAACTCCTTCTCCAACCGCTACGGCGAGCCCAGCGCCGACAAGGCCCGCGCCATCCTGAAGGCCGCCAACGTCAGCGCACCGGTGCCGATCACCCTCACCTACACCAGCGACCACTACGGTGAGGGCACGGAGCGGGCCTTCAAGGCCCTCCAGAAGCAGCTGACCGCCAGCGGCCTGTTCGACGTCAAGATCCAGGGCGTGAAGTGGGCGGACTTCCGCCCCGAGGCCGCCAAGGGCAAGTACGCCGTCTACGGCATGCACTGGTTCCCCGACTTCCCGGACCCGGACAACTTCGTCGCCCCCTTCGTCGGCAAGGACAACTTCCTCCGCTCCCCCTACCGGAACACGAAGATCAGCAACGAGCTGGTCCCGCAGTCCCGGGAGTCGACCCAGCGCGACGCCGCCGCCCGCTACTTCCAGCAGGCGGAAGACCTCATCGCCGACGACGTGCCGGTGCTGCCGCTGTGGCAGGGCAAGCAGTACGTGGCCGTCCGCGAGAAGATCACCGGCGCGGAATGGGCCCTCAGCTCCGCCTCGGAACTCCAGCCCTGGGAACTCTCCCGCGGCGTGTGA
- a CDS encoding HAD family hydrolase has translation MTSSIPAVDTRSAAPALQAVLLDMDGTLVDTEGFWWEVEVAVFAELGHQLLEEWREVVVGGPMTRSASFLIQATGAKIAVAELSVLLNTRFSQMIGRGVPLMPGARRLLAELAAHGVPTALVSASHREIIDRVLHTLGPQHFTLTVAGDELARTKPHPDPYLLAAARLGAEPGRCAVVEDTLTGVRAAEAAGCRVVAVPSVAPIPPAAGRTVVGSLEEVDLSFLRDMISRL, from the coding sequence ATGACCAGCAGCATCCCCGCCGTCGACACCCGTTCGGCGGCCCCGGCCCTGCAGGCCGTATTGCTCGACATGGACGGGACCCTGGTCGACACCGAAGGCTTCTGGTGGGAGGTCGAAGTCGCCGTCTTCGCCGAGCTGGGACACCAGCTGCTGGAGGAGTGGCGCGAGGTCGTCGTCGGGGGCCCGATGACGCGCAGCGCCTCGTTCCTCATCCAGGCCACCGGCGCGAAGATAGCCGTCGCCGAGCTCAGCGTCCTGCTGAACACCCGCTTCTCCCAGATGATCGGGCGGGGCGTGCCGCTGATGCCCGGTGCCCGGCGGCTGCTGGCCGAGCTGGCCGCCCACGGCGTGCCCACGGCACTGGTCTCGGCCTCCCACCGCGAGATCATCGACCGGGTGCTGCACACCCTCGGCCCGCAGCACTTCACGCTGACCGTCGCGGGCGACGAGCTGGCGCGCACCAAGCCCCATCCGGACCCGTACCTGCTGGCCGCGGCCCGGCTCGGGGCCGAGCCGGGGCGGTGTGCGGTGGTCGAGGACACCCTGACGGGTGTGAGAGCCGCTGAGGCGGCGGGGTGCCGGGTGGTGGCGGTGCCGTCGGTGGCCCCCATCCCGCCCGCGGCGGGCCGTACAGTCGTCGGCTCGCTGGAAGAAGTGGATCTCTCTTTTCTCCGGGACATGATCTCCCGCCTCTGA
- a CDS encoding PAC2 family protein translates to MIELEGVPELIDPVMICAFEGWNDAGDAASSAVAHLDREWKGEVFAALDAEDYYDFQVNRPTVWLDGGVRKITWPTTRLSVVRTGAPGGEGATRDLVLVRGIEPSMRWRSFCNEILGFAHELGVEMVVILGSLLGDTPHTRPVPVSGVTSDPDLARTLDLEESRYEGPTGIVGILQEACTHAGVPAVSLWAAVPHYVSQPPNPKATLALLNRLEDLIDLRVPQGELPEDARAWQLGVDQLAAEDSEVAEYVQSLEEARDTAELPEASGEAIAREFERYLRRRDGQPGPAQPGQPGGLAAEPGLTEGGRDASYLRDTTSGRTRPPRPPAKDDDGGGATPGEETDGRDGEG, encoded by the coding sequence GTGATCGAGCTTGAGGGGGTACCCGAGCTGATCGACCCGGTGATGATCTGTGCCTTCGAGGGCTGGAACGACGCCGGTGACGCCGCCTCCAGCGCGGTGGCGCACCTGGACCGGGAATGGAAGGGCGAGGTCTTCGCCGCGCTCGACGCCGAGGACTACTACGACTTCCAGGTCAACCGGCCCACCGTCTGGCTGGACGGCGGCGTTCGGAAGATCACCTGGCCGACCACCCGGCTCTCCGTGGTGCGCACCGGCGCCCCCGGCGGCGAGGGCGCGACGCGCGACCTCGTCCTGGTCCGGGGCATCGAGCCGAGCATGCGCTGGCGCTCGTTCTGCAACGAGATCCTGGGCTTCGCCCACGAGCTGGGCGTGGAGATGGTGGTGATCCTGGGCTCCCTGCTCGGGGACACCCCGCACACCCGGCCCGTACCGGTCAGCGGCGTCACCTCCGACCCCGACCTGGCCCGCACCCTGGATCTGGAGGAGTCCCGCTACGAGGGCCCCACCGGCATCGTCGGCATCCTGCAGGAGGCGTGCACCCACGCCGGCGTCCCGGCGGTGAGCCTGTGGGCCGCCGTGCCGCACTACGTCTCCCAGCCGCCGAACCCGAAGGCCACCCTGGCGCTGCTCAACCGCCTGGAGGACCTCATCGACCTGCGCGTGCCGCAGGGCGAGCTGCCAGAGGACGCCCGGGCCTGGCAGCTGGGCGTGGACCAGCTGGCGGCCGAGGACAGCGAGGTCGCCGAGTACGTGCAGTCGCTGGAGGAGGCCCGGGACACCGCCGAGCTGCCGGAGGCGTCCGGCGAGGCCATCGCCCGCGAGTTCGAGCGCTATCTGCGCCGCCGGGACGGCCAGCCCGGGCCCGCCCAGCCGGGCCAGCCGGGCGGCCTGGCCGCCGAACCGGGCCTGACCGAGGGCGGCCGGGACGCCTCCTACCTGCGGGACACCACCAGCGGCCGCACCCGCCCGCCGCGCCCGCCGGCCAAGGACGACGACGGCGGCGGCGCGACGCCGGGCGAGGAGACGGACGGGCGGGACGGCGAGGGCTGA
- a CDS encoding glycosyl hydrolase family 18 protein, translating to MNRPKTRRRLTRKRVLLRIALALALLVLAPLVTAGSALRASYAGAPADDAVTRGRDAVWLGHAWVDGRHGPAELARLRERTAGTGIRDLYVHAGPLEHDGTLPPTAYRNAKWLIDSVHREFPGVRVQAWLGDKLVGRGQDGGLWLGSPAARSAVVESARQVLRAGFEGVHLDVEPVRTGDRHFLALLDSLRPAVRSQGGVLSVAAQQIDPLPSMHTASGMLGSPKWWTQSYFGKVARRVDQIAVMSYDTALPWENLYGGYVARQTALALQVTPEETDLLMGVPFYHTDNLGHQSRAETAAAAVRGSRLGLSREDRHRQRFGLALYVDFAATEADWRAYRAGWGTRG from the coding sequence ATGAACCGGCCAAAGACGCGCCGACGGCTGACACGCAAACGCGTGCTGCTCCGCATCGCGCTCGCGCTGGCCCTGCTGGTACTCGCACCGCTCGTGACGGCGGGCAGCGCGCTGCGCGCCTCCTACGCCGGCGCCCCCGCGGACGACGCCGTCACCCGCGGCCGGGACGCCGTCTGGCTGGGCCACGCCTGGGTGGACGGCCGCCACGGCCCGGCGGAGCTCGCCCGGCTGCGCGAGCGGACGGCGGGCACCGGCATCCGCGACCTGTACGTGCACGCGGGCCCGCTGGAGCACGACGGCACCCTGCCGCCCACGGCGTACCGCAACGCGAAATGGCTGATCGACTCCGTGCACCGGGAGTTCCCCGGGGTACGGGTCCAGGCCTGGCTGGGCGACAAGCTGGTCGGCCGCGGCCAGGACGGCGGCCTCTGGCTGGGCTCGCCCGCCGCCCGCAGCGCCGTCGTCGAGAGCGCGCGCCAGGTCCTGCGGGCCGGCTTCGAGGGCGTGCACCTGGACGTCGAACCCGTGCGCACCGGCGACCGCCACTTCCTGGCCCTGCTGGACTCCCTGCGCCCGGCCGTGCGTTCGCAAGGCGGCGTGCTGTCCGTCGCCGCCCAGCAGATAGACCCGCTGCCCTCGATGCACACCGCCTCGGGCATGCTCGGCAGCCCCAAGTGGTGGACGCAGAGCTACTTCGGCAAGGTCGCCCGCCGGGTGGACCAGATAGCCGTGATGTCCTACGACACCGCGCTGCCGTGGGAGAACCTCTACGGCGGCTACGTGGCCCGGCAGACCGCCCTCGCCCTCCAGGTCACACCAGAGGAAACGGATCTGCTGATGGGCGTGCCCTTCTACCACACCGACAATCTGGGCCACCAGAGCCGGGCGGAGACGGCCGCCGCCGCCGTGCGCGGCAGCAGGCTGGGCCTCAGCCGCGAGGACCGGCACCGACAGCGGTTCGGCCTCGCGCTCTACGTGGACTTCGCGGCGACCGAGGCCGACTGGCGCGCCTACCGCGCCGGATGGGGTACGCGTGGCTGA
- a CDS encoding glycerol-3-phosphate dehydrogenase/oxidase, with protein MTTPQSVPTLGTHPAAGINPGRAETRERLSNATYDLLVIGGGILGTSVAWHAAQSGLRVAMVDAGDFAGATSSASSKLVHGGLRYLQTGAVKLVAENHHERRVLAKDVAPHLVNPLTFYLPVYKGGPVGAAKLGAGVFAYSALSAFGDGVGKVISPAKAKADNPGLRTDNLKAVAVYYDHQMNDSRVAVMTVRAAVESGAVVLNHAEVTGLRFTHGKVTGAELKDRVDGTEFGIDARVVLNATGPWVDHLRKLEDKGAAPSIRLSKGAHIVMKRKSPWKAAMATPIDKYRITFALPWEDQLLLGTTDTQYEGDPADVRATEEDIQQILDEAAFSIQDADLDRDLMTYAFAGLRVLPGGPGDVAQAKRETVVSEGKGGMLSVAGGKWTTYRHIGRTVMSKLAKVPGSPLTEDMEPVSSLVRRTPLPGVANPNAVAHRLLVDREPGSRMDPLTARHLATHYGSLSFDIARLVNEDPELGERIHPDGPEIWAQVVYARDHEWAETVDDVLRRRTTLTIRGLDDENVRTRVKDMLNAKR; from the coding sequence ATGACAACCCCGCAGAGCGTTCCGACCCTGGGAACGCACCCGGCCGCCGGCATCAACCCGGGCCGTGCCGAGACCCGGGAACGACTGTCCAACGCGACGTACGACCTCCTGGTCATCGGCGGCGGCATCCTGGGCACCTCGGTCGCCTGGCACGCGGCGCAGTCCGGACTGCGGGTCGCGATGGTGGACGCCGGCGACTTCGCCGGCGCCACCTCCTCCGCGTCCTCCAAGCTCGTCCACGGCGGTCTGCGCTACCTGCAGACCGGTGCCGTCAAGCTGGTCGCGGAGAACCACCACGAGCGCCGGGTGCTGGCCAAGGACGTGGCCCCGCACCTGGTCAACCCGCTCACCTTCTACCTGCCCGTCTACAAGGGCGGCCCGGTGGGCGCGGCCAAGCTCGGCGCCGGCGTGTTCGCCTACTCGGCGCTGTCCGCCTTCGGCGACGGCGTCGGCAAGGTCATCTCCCCGGCCAAGGCCAAGGCCGACAACCCCGGCCTGCGCACGGACAACCTCAAGGCCGTGGCGGTCTACTACGACCACCAGATGAACGACTCCCGCGTGGCCGTCATGACGGTCCGCGCGGCCGTCGAGTCGGGTGCCGTGGTCCTCAACCACGCCGAGGTGACCGGCCTGCGCTTCACGCACGGCAAGGTGACCGGCGCGGAGCTCAAGGACCGCGTGGACGGCACCGAGTTCGGCATCGACGCGCGCGTCGTCCTCAACGCCACCGGCCCGTGGGTGGACCACCTGCGGAAGCTGGAAGACAAGGGCGCCGCGCCGTCGATCCGCCTCTCCAAGGGCGCGCACATCGTGATGAAGCGCAAGTCGCCCTGGAAGGCCGCCATGGCCACCCCGATCGACAAGTACCGCATCACCTTCGCCCTCCCCTGGGAGGACCAGCTGCTGCTGGGCACCACCGACACCCAGTACGAGGGCGACCCGGCGGACGTGCGCGCCACCGAGGAGGACATCCAGCAGATCCTCGACGAGGCCGCGTTCTCCATCCAGGACGCCGACCTCGACCGCGACCTGATGACGTACGCCTTCGCGGGCCTGCGCGTCCTGCCCGGCGGCCCGGGCGACGTGGCCCAGGCCAAGCGCGAGACGGTCGTCTCCGAGGGCAAGGGCGGCATGCTGTCGGTCGCCGGCGGCAAGTGGACCACCTACCGCCACATCGGCCGCACGGTCATGAGCAAGCTCGCCAAGGTGCCGGGCAGCCCGCTGACCGAGGACATGGAGCCCGTCTCCAGCCTGGTCCGCCGTACCCCGCTCCCCGGCGTCGCCAACCCCAACGCGGTCGCCCACCGCCTGCTCGTCGACCGCGAGCCCGGCAGCCGCATGGACCCGCTGACCGCCCGTCACCTCGCCACCCACTACGGCTCGCTGTCCTTCGACATCGCGCGCCTGGTCAACGAGGACCCCGAGCTCGGCGAGCGGATCCACCCCGACGGCCCGGAGATCTGGGCCCAGGTCGTCTACGCCCGCGACCACGAGTGGGCCGAGACGGTCGACGACGTGCTGCGCCGCCGCACCACCCTGACCATCCGCGGCCTGGACGACGAAAACGTCCGGACCCGGGTCAAGGACATGCTGAACGCCAAGCGCTGA
- the glpK gene encoding glycerol kinase GlpK: MTDTTGSHGHGPFIAAIDQGTTSSRCIVFDRDGRIVSVDQKEHEQIFPKPGWVEHDAMEIWTNVQEVVAGAVEKAGITAADVKAIGITNQRETTLLWDKNTGQPVYNAIVWQDTRTDALCKELGRNVGQDRFRRETGLPLASYFSGPKVRWLLDNVEGLRERAEAGDILFGTMDSWVIWNLTGGTDGGVHVTDVTNASRTMLMNLRSLDWDERILESMEVPAAVLPEIRSSAEVYGTAKGGALAGVPVASALGDQQAALFGQTCFSEGEAKSTYGTGTFMLMNTGGEPVNSYNGLLTTVGYRIGDQKPVYALEGSIAVTGSLVQWMRDQMGLIKSAAEIETLASSVEDNGGAYFVPAFSGLFAPYWRSDARGVIAGLTRYVTKAHIARAVLEATAWQTREITDAMTKDSGVELTALKVDGGMTSNNLLMQTLSDFLDAPVVRPMVAETTCLGAAYAAGLAVGFWPDTDALRANWRRAAEWTPRMDADTRDREYKSWLKAVERTMGWIEDEE, translated from the coding sequence ATGACCGACACCACCGGCAGCCACGGCCACGGCCCGTTCATCGCGGCGATCGACCAGGGCACCACCTCCTCGCGCTGCATCGTCTTCGACCGCGACGGCCGCATCGTCTCCGTCGACCAGAAGGAGCACGAGCAGATCTTCCCCAAGCCGGGCTGGGTCGAGCACGACGCCATGGAGATCTGGACCAACGTCCAGGAGGTCGTGGCGGGCGCCGTCGAGAAGGCCGGCATCACCGCCGCCGACGTCAAGGCCATCGGCATCACCAACCAGCGCGAGACCACGCTGCTGTGGGACAAGAACACCGGCCAGCCGGTCTACAACGCCATCGTCTGGCAGGACACCCGCACCGACGCCCTGTGCAAGGAACTCGGCCGCAACGTCGGTCAGGACCGCTTCCGCCGTGAGACGGGCCTGCCGCTGGCCTCGTACTTCTCCGGCCCGAAGGTCCGCTGGCTGCTGGACAACGTCGAGGGCCTGCGCGAGCGCGCCGAGGCCGGCGACATCCTCTTCGGCACCATGGACTCCTGGGTCATCTGGAACCTCACCGGTGGCACCGACGGCGGCGTGCACGTCACCGACGTCACCAACGCCTCCCGCACGATGCTGATGAACCTCCGCAGCCTCGACTGGGACGAGCGCATCCTGGAGTCGATGGAGGTCCCGGCCGCCGTGCTGCCGGAGATCCGCTCCTCCGCCGAGGTCTACGGCACCGCCAAGGGCGGCGCCCTCGCCGGCGTGCCCGTCGCCTCCGCGCTCGGCGACCAGCAGGCGGCCCTCTTCGGCCAGACCTGCTTCTCCGAGGGCGAGGCCAAGTCGACCTACGGCACCGGCACGTTCATGCTGATGAACACCGGTGGCGAGCCCGTCAACTCCTACAACGGCCTGCTGACCACCGTCGGCTACCGCATCGGCGACCAGAAGCCGGTCTACGCCCTCGAGGGCTCCATCGCCGTCACCGGCTCCCTCGTGCAGTGGATGCGCGACCAGATGGGCCTCATCAAGAGCGCCGCCGAGATCGAGACGCTCGCCAGCTCCGTCGAGGACAACGGCGGCGCCTACTTCGTCCCGGCCTTCTCCGGCCTGTTCGCCCCCTACTGGCGCTCCGACGCGCGCGGCGTCATCGCGGGCCTGACCCGCTACGTCACCAAGGCGCACATCGCCCGCGCCGTGCTCGAGGCCACCGCCTGGCAGACCCGCGAGATCACCGACGCCATGACCAAGGACTCCGGCGTCGAGCTGACCGCGCTCAAGGTCGACGGCGGCATGACCTCCAACAACTTGCTGATGCAGACCCTCTCGGACTTCCTGGACGCACCCGTCGTGCGCCCCATGGTCGCCGAGACCACCTGCCTCGGCGCCGCCTACGCCGCCGGCCTCGCCGTCGGCTTCTGGCCGGACACCGACGCCCTGCGCGCCAACTGGCGCCGGGCCGCCGAGTGGACCCCCCGCATGGACGCGGACACGCGTGACCGCGAGTACAAGAGCTGGCTCAAGGCCGTCGAGCGGACCATGGGCTGGATCGAGGACGAGGAGTAA
- a CDS encoding MIP/aquaporin family protein: protein MSSSDIFTGETIGTAVLILLGGGVCAAVTLKRSKALNAGWLAITFGWGFAVLAGAYIGAKSGAHLNPAVTVGLALDGAVEWSDVPLYIGSQLLGAMIGATLVWLTYMGQFKAHLTDPELVATLNPAEGMVDQTATPQAGPVLGVFSTGPEIRNAVQNLITEIIATAALVLFILTMGLTKGLAVSGTGTLMVALVVVGIGLSLGGPTGYAINPARDLGPRIVHALLPLPNKGGSDWGYAWIPVVGPIIGAALAAGIHKLAF from the coding sequence GTGTCCAGCTCCGACATCTTCACCGGTGAGACCATCGGTACCGCCGTATTGATCCTGCTCGGCGGCGGCGTGTGCGCCGCCGTCACGCTGAAGCGCTCGAAGGCGCTGAACGCGGGCTGGCTCGCCATCACGTTCGGCTGGGGCTTCGCCGTACTGGCCGGCGCCTACATCGGCGCCAAGTCCGGCGCGCACCTCAACCCCGCCGTCACCGTCGGCCTCGCCCTCGACGGCGCCGTCGAGTGGAGCGACGTACCGCTCTACATCGGCTCCCAGCTGCTCGGCGCCATGATCGGCGCCACGCTGGTGTGGCTCACCTACATGGGCCAGTTCAAGGCCCACCTGACGGACCCGGAGCTCGTCGCCACCCTCAACCCCGCCGAAGGCATGGTCGACCAGACCGCGACGCCCCAGGCCGGCCCTGTGCTCGGCGTCTTCTCCACCGGCCCCGAGATCCGCAACGCGGTGCAGAACCTCATCACCGAGATCATCGCCACCGCCGCACTGGTGCTCTTCATCCTCACCATGGGTCTGACCAAGGGGCTGGCGGTCAGCGGTACCGGCACCCTGATGGTCGCCCTCGTCGTCGTCGGCATCGGCCTCTCGCTCGGCGGCCCGACCGGATACGCCATCAACCCCGCCCGTGACCTCGGCCCGCGCATCGTGCACGCGCTGCTGCCGCTGCCGAACAAGGGCGGCTCCGACTGGGGCTACGCCTGGATCCCCGTGGTCGGCCCGATCATCGGCGCCGCTCTGGCCGCGGGCATCCACAAGCTCGCATTCTGA
- a CDS encoding IclR family transcriptional regulator, translating to MARTIQSLERAAAMLRLLAGGERRLGLSDVASALGLAKGTAHGILRTLQQEGFVEQDPASGRYQLGAELLRLGNSYLDVHELRARALVWADDLARSSGESVYLGVLHQQGVLVIHHVFRPDDSRQVLEVGAMQPLHSTALGKVLCAYDPVAHAEVTETGREAFTSRTVTDLPDLEGVLDLTRARGWAADVEETWAGVASVAAPIHDRRRMPVGAVGVTGAVERVCEGGELRPGLVAAVRDCARAVSRDLGAGRF from the coding sequence ATGGCACGGACCATCCAGTCGCTCGAACGGGCGGCGGCGATGTTGCGGCTGCTCGCGGGGGGAGAGCGGCGGCTCGGCCTGTCCGACGTCGCCTCGGCGCTGGGGCTGGCCAAGGGCACCGCGCACGGGATCCTGCGGACCCTCCAGCAGGAGGGGTTCGTCGAGCAGGACCCGGCCTCCGGGCGCTACCAGCTGGGGGCCGAGCTGCTGCGGCTGGGCAACAGCTACCTGGACGTGCACGAGCTGCGGGCCCGCGCCCTGGTCTGGGCCGACGACCTGGCCCGCTCCAGCGGGGAGAGCGTCTACCTCGGCGTGCTGCACCAGCAGGGCGTGCTCGTCATCCACCACGTCTTCCGGCCCGACGACAGCCGCCAGGTGCTGGAGGTCGGCGCGATGCAGCCGCTGCACAGCACCGCGCTGGGCAAGGTGCTGTGCGCCTACGACCCCGTCGCCCACGCCGAGGTGACCGAGACCGGCCGCGAGGCGTTCACCTCCCGCACCGTGACCGACCTGCCCGACCTGGAGGGCGTGCTCGACCTGACCCGCGCCCGCGGCTGGGCGGCGGACGTCGAGGAGACCTGGGCGGGCGTGGCGTCGGTCGCCGCCCCCATCCACGACCGGCGGCGGATGCCGGTGGGCGCGGTCGGCGTCACCGGCGCGGTCGAGCGCGTCTGCGAGGGCGGCGAGCTGCGGCCCGGACTGGTGGCGGCGGTACGCGACTGTGCCCGCGCCGTCTCCCGCGACCTGGGCGCCGGGCGCTTCTAG